The Corynebacterium occultum sequence GTACGTCTTCGAGGAGGAGGCCCTGGGCACCGGGGGTGGTATCCGCAATGTCCTGGACAAACTACGCCATGAGACCGTCATGGTCTTCAACGGCGATGTGCTTTCCGGAACCGACCTGGGTGGCATCCTGCAGACCCATGAGGATCGCGATGCCGACCTGACCATGCACCTGCTGCGGGTGGCGGACCCCTCCGCCTTCGGTTGCGTGCCCACCGACGCGGATGGTCGCGTCCTGGAATTCCTGGAGAAGACCGAGGATCCGCCGACCGACCAGATCAACGCCGGCTGCTATGTCTTCCGCCGTTCCGTGATCGAGGAGGACATCCCCACCGGGCGCAATGTCTCCGTGGAGCGTGAGACCTTCCCGATGATGCTGAACAATAATCGCAAGGTCTACGGCCATGTGGATAACTCCTACTGGCGGGACATGGGCCGCCCGACTGACTTCGTCCGGGGCTCCTCCGACCTGGTTCGTGGCGTGGTGCCCTCCCCGCTGCTGGCCGGAAAACACGGCGAGAGCTATGTTGACCCGACCGCCGGTGTGGCCGGGGGTGCGCTGCTGCTGGGTGGCACCGCCGTGGGGCGTGGTTCCGAGATCGGGGCCGGTTGCCGCCTGGACGGCACCGTCATCTTCAACGGGGTGACCATTGAGCCGGGCGCGGTGATCGAGAATTCCATCATCGCCTCGGGTGCCCGGATCGGTGCCAACACCCGGATCAGTGATGCCGTGATCGGGGAGGGCGCGGTGATCGGCGCGCGTTGTGAGCTGGCCGGTGGGATGCGTATCTGGCCGGGAGTGGTGGTGCCGGACACCGGTATCCGCTTCTCCTCCGACGCCTAGTTCCACCCCGGTTTGCCCCTGGTTTAAGGGGCAATTTAGCCCTCTCTTATCACCTGGGTGGAGGTATTCCTGCAGAGACACGCCGGTTTTTTCTGCGATTTGTGTGGTTTTCTATTCCCGACCACTATATGTAGTACCCCCGGACTATCCCCCTTATGCTGCTGGCCTGTTAATCTTGTGACCTGAGTGATTAACGACCAGCACTAATGCTCTGTCCGGCCCTAAGTCCCCCGTTTTAGGTTGACGATATTTAGTGATCCGTGTGTAATCACATCAGTGAAAGATATTGACATACCTACGGAGGAAGGAACATGGCGTGGAAGACATGGCTAATGACGCCATCCTTCGGGGCAGAACAGTGCGCGAGATGAGCATAGATGAGCTCTTCGGTGCTGTGGAGCAGGAATGGCAGGATCAGGCGCTCTGCGCGCAAACTGATCCGGAGGCCTTCTTTCCCGAGAAGGGCGGCTCCACCCGGGAAGCCAAGCGCATTTGTCTGGCCTGTGCCGTCCGTGATGAATGTCTGGAATATGCGCTCGAGCATGATGAGCGTTTCGGGATCTGGGGCGGGCTCTCCGACCGGGAGCGTCGCCGCCTGAAAAAGCAGATAATTTAGCTGAAAATATTGAGCGGGTTCCTTTGATGGGGCCCGCTTTTTTCATTCCCCCATCACCACTGGAAGCGGGGATCCACATCCCGGGGGTCCAGGTTCAGGTAATTCGCCACCAGGGCGGTGAGGATGGTGGCCAGGAGTTCCTGGCGTTCCATCACGGTGGTGGTGCGCTGCTCCACCGGCATCCGGAAGATGACGATCCTGGCGCGGGTCGGGTTTCCGGAAGGGTCCACCCCCGCCGGAATCACCCTGCCCAGGGGAACCGGGCCATCGGCGATGATTTCATCCGGCAGCACCGTCATATCGGCCCGCAGCCGCATCCGGGGGATGGTGTCCACCGCCAGGTCCAGGCCGAGGAGCTCCTCCCCGAAAGCCTGCTGGATGGGTGCATAGGCCTCCAGCACCGCCACGTCGAAATGCTGACGGCGGCTGCGTTGCCGCGGGGCCTCAGGGGGAAGTATCGGACCCCGCAGACCCCTCCCGTGGCGGTTGCGGAAGGTCCTGGTGTGCATATCTCAAGAGACTAGTTTGAGTGGGGGCGAAGAGCTGGCAAGACTCGCCGAGGGTGGCAAATCTCAAGTTGGAGTCTAGACTTTGGTGCGTGAGTCGATACCGTCGTTGTTCCCGCCCCGGTTGTGGTAAGCCCGCCGTGGCCACGTTGACCTACGCCTACGCCGAGTCCACCGCAGTGGTCGGGCCGCTGGCGCCCGCCGCTGAGCCGCACAGCTGGGACCTCTGCGCTAACCACGCAGAGCGCATCACCGCGCCCCTGGGCTGGGAGATGCTGCGCGTGGACCACATCGAGGACGACGATGATGATGACCTGACCGCGCTGGCCAATGCGGTGCGCGAAGCCGGCCGCACCACCAGTGGCCTGTCCGATGACTACCGCGAGGCAGACCCGGAGGTGCCCCAGCACCCCATTTACCGCCCGAAGCGCGTTGAAGAGCATAAAACCATTCGGCGTGGACACCTCCGTCTGGTGCAGGATGATGAAGGCTAAGCTGTGGAGCTAGTCCTTTAAGATCCAACAAGTATTTTTGGAGAGCTGCATGTCTGTTGGCAGAAGTCGGGAATCCGTCACCTCGGTGATCAAGGCCTATGACGTCCGGGGAGTTGTCGGGGAAGACATCGACACCGACTTCATCCGCGAGATCGGGGCCTCCTTCGCCCGGCTGCTCCGCATGGAGGGGGAGACCGCGGTGGCCGTGGGCCACGACATGCGTGAATCCTCCCCGACGCTGGCCTCCGCCTTCGCTGATGGTGTGACCGCCCAGGGCCTGAACGTGGTCATGCTCGGCCTGACCTCCACCGATGAGCTCTACTACGCCTCCGGTCGCCGGGATTGCGCTGGCGCCATGTTCACCGCCAGCCACAACCCGGCCAAGTACAACGGCATCAAGCTCTGCCGCTCGGGGGCCCGGCCTGTCGGCCAGGACACCGGCCTGAAGTTCATCATCGATGACCTGGTTGCCGGAACCATCCCCGAATACGATGGCCCGCATGGCGTGGTCTCCCGCAAGGATGTCCTCGAAGATTATGCCAAGTACCTGCGCGAACTGGTCGATCTGCGGGAGATCCGCCCCCTGAAGGTGGCCGTGGACGCCGCCAACGGCATGGGTGGACTCACCGTCCCGGCCGTGTTCGAGGGGCTGCCCCTGGAGATTGAGCCGCTCTACTTCGAACTCGACGGCACCTTCCCCAACCACGAAGCCAACCCCCTGGAGCCGGCCAACCTGGTGGATCTGCAGAACTTCGTCAAGGAGACCGGCGCCGACATCGGCCTGGCCTTTGATGGCGATGCGGACCGCTGCTTCGTCGTCGATGAGAAGGGCGACCCGGTCAGTCCCTCCGCCATCTGCGGCATCATCGCTGAACGCGCCCTGCAGGAGAACCCCGGTGCCACCGTCATCCACAACCTGATCACCTCCAAGGCGGTGCCGGAGATCATCGCGGAACAGGGTGGCACCGCCGTCCGCACCCGGGTGGGGCATTCCTTCATCAAGTCCCGCATGGCAGAGACCGGCGCCATCTTCGGTGGGGAACACTCCGCCCACTACTACTTCACCGAATTCTTCAACGCCGACTCCGGCCTCCTGGCGGCCATGCATGTCCTGGCGGCACTGGGATCCCAGGAACGTCCCCTCTCGGAGATGATGTCCTCCTACAGCCGTTATGAAGCCTCCGGGGAGATCAACTCCACCGTGGTCGACCAGGCGGCCAGCACCGAAGCCGTTCTTGAGGCCTTCGCCGAGCGGATCGAATCCGTGGATCGCCTGGACGGGGTCACCGTGGAACTCAAGGACACTCCGGCCTGGTTCAATGTCCGCGCCTCCAACACTGAGCCCCTGCTGCGCCTGAATGTCGAGGCACCCACCAGGGGTGAAGTGGATGCGCTCCTCGCGGAGATCCTCGGGATCATCCGCGCCTGATAGCTATCCTGGTAGGCATGACCGAGTCCTTCCAGCAGCATGATGCCGAGCAGATCCGTTTCTTCGATGTAGCCCACGAGGGCGCCCAGGTTCGTTCCACCGCTGGTGTGGTCGCCTCCGGCGCCCTCGACCAGCTTTATGGCATGAATCCCCGGTCGGTGGTCGTACTGGCCACCGATCAGGTGTCCCGGGCCGCGGCTCAGGCCGTCTGCACCCTGCGCAGCCCGCTGCGTCGACCCCTGCTGGTCACCGACTCCCTGCCGCATTATTTCGGTGCCCTGGATGTGCTGATCGTGGTGGGGGAGCGCAACAGTGACATTGCCCACCAGGCGCTGCATGCCGCAGATTCCCGGGGCGCAGTGACTGTCCTGGCCGGCGCTGAGGGCCCGGTGGCCGATGACGCCCCCAGGAACACCGTGGTCTTCCCCGTGCTGCCCACCGCATTGGGAACCTCTCCGGCCCGCACCATCACGGCCGTCGCCACCGTCCTTGACCTGCTGGAGGAGGATTCCAGGCTGGTGGTCCAGCGGTTGGAATCCACCGCAGATGTGATCGACGTCGAGGTGGAGACCCTTGCCCCGGAGCGTGATCTCAGCGTCAACCCGGGCCGCCAGCTGCGGGAACACGTCTCCGGCGCCCGGATCATCCACACCGGTAACCGGGCCATCGCCGAGGTGGTGGCCACCCTCTGGACCCTCAAGGGACTGCCCGCCGCAGCGGCCGACGTTGCGGAGCTCGATGGACTGATTCCCGAACCGGATCCTTTCCACGACCCCTTCCTGGACGGTCCGGCCGCGGTGGTACCGTTGAAGGCTGTTATCTGGGCGGCGGAGCTGCAGGGGGTTCCTGGCGCCCTGGAGCAGAAATGCGCCGAAATCACGCCCGGCCCCCTGGCTGAGGCGCTGACCCTGATCACCCGTGGCTATGCCGCGACGACCTATCAGAATGACCCGGAGGACTTCTAGATGCACCTGCTCACCGGTAAGATCCGCGCCTACCCCTGGGGTTCGCGTTCCCTGATCGCCGGACTGCGGGGCAAGAAGGTCCCCAGTGAAAGCCCCGAGGCAGAACTCTGGTTCGGGGCCCACCCGGCCAATCCCTCCACCGTGGGGGATAAGGATCTCACCGAGATCATCGCCGAGGATCCCAGGGCCGCACTGGGAGATCGGGTGTGTGCGGAATACGGCCCCACCCTGCCCTTCCTGATGAAGCTGCTGGCCGCCGATGAGCCGCTCTCCCTGCAGGCCCACCCCTCTGTCGAGCAGGCCCGAGAAGGTTATGCCCGGGAGAATGAGGAAGGGGTGCCACTGAATGCCCCGCACCGGGATTACAAGGACGTCAACCACAAGCCGGAGCTGATCGTCGCGCTCACCAACTTTGATGCGATGGCCGGTTTTCGTCCGCTGGATCGCACCCTCGAGCTGTTCCGGGAACTGAACTGCCCGGCCCTGGACCGCTACGCCAGCATGCTGGTCGATGATCCGGCGGAAGAGGAATCCAACCTCAGGGCGCTGTTCACCACCTGGATCACCATTCCGGCCAAGGTTCGGGGCGAAGTGATCAACTCCCTCATGGCGTCGATCGAGCCGCACCGGGAGCGCACTGACTGGATCGGGTTGACGCTGCGTAATGTCTTCGACCTCAATGAGCGCTATCCCGGTGATGTGGGGGTGCTCGGTGCCCTGCTGCTCAACCACATCCACCTGATTCCGGGGGAGGCGATCTACCTGGGGGCGGGGCAGTTGCACGCCTATATCCGGGGCATGGGCGTGGAGATCATGGCGAACTCAGACAATGTGCTGCGGGGTGGATTGACCTCGAAGTACGTGGATGTCCCCGAGCTGGTGAGGGTGCTCAAGTTCAACTCCCTGGCGGACCCCGTGGTGGTCCCGGAGGGCGGAACCTACACCGTCCCGGCGGAGGAGTTCAAGCTGACCCGGGTGGCGGCCGCGGAGGACTATCTCATTGACCATGATGGGCCGGCGATTGTGCTGTGCACCAATGGCAGACTGCAGCTGGGTGGAACCTCGGAGGTGGACGTGTTGGAGCTGAACCCCGGTGAGGCTGCCTGGATCCCGGCCAGTGACCCCGCCATCACCGTCAGCGGTGGGGGAGAGCTCTTCCTCGCCCGGGGTTAGCTGAGCCAGGGGAAGAGGCGCCAGGAGCTCCAGAGGAAGTTGGATCCCGGTGCCGCAGCC is a genomic window containing:
- the manB gene encoding mannose-1-phosphate guanylyltransferase; translation: MSHPENTDAVILVGGKGTRLRPLTMNTPKPMLPTAGFPFLQHLLARIEAAGIKHVVLSTSFKAEVFSNYFGDGSQMGLEIEYVFEEEALGTGGGIRNVLDKLRHETVMVFNGDVLSGTDLGGILQTHEDRDADLTMHLLRVADPSAFGCVPTDADGRVLEFLEKTEDPPTDQINAGCYVFRRSVIEEDIPTGRNVSVERETFPMMLNNNRKVYGHVDNSYWRDMGRPTDFVRGSSDLVRGVVPSPLLAGKHGESYVDPTAGVAGGALLLGGTAVGRGSEIGAGCRLDGTVIFNGVTIEPGAVIENSIIASGARIGANTRISDAVIGEGAVIGARCELAGGMRIWPGVVVPDTGIRFSSDA
- a CDS encoding WhiB family transcriptional regulator, with translation MANDAILRGRTVREMSIDELFGAVEQEWQDQALCAQTDPEAFFPEKGGSTREAKRICLACAVRDECLEYALEHDERFGIWGGLSDRERRRLKKQII
- a CDS encoding metallopeptidase family protein; translation: MHTRTFRNRHGRGLRGPILPPEAPRQRSRRQHFDVAVLEAYAPIQQAFGEELLGLDLAVDTIPRMRLRADMTVLPDEIIADGPVPLGRVIPAGVDPSGNPTRARIVIFRMPVEQRTTTVMERQELLATILTALVANYLNLDPRDVDPRFQW
- a CDS encoding DUF3499 domain-containing protein — protein: MSRYRRCSRPGCGKPAVATLTYAYAESTAVVGPLAPAAEPHSWDLCANHAERITAPLGWEMLRVDHIEDDDDDDLTALANAVREAGRTTSGLSDDYREADPEVPQHPIYRPKRVEEHKTIRRGHLRLVQDDEG
- a CDS encoding phosphomannomutase/phosphoglucomutase → MSVGRSRESVTSVIKAYDVRGVVGEDIDTDFIREIGASFARLLRMEGETAVAVGHDMRESSPTLASAFADGVTAQGLNVVMLGLTSTDELYYASGRRDCAGAMFTASHNPAKYNGIKLCRSGARPVGQDTGLKFIIDDLVAGTIPEYDGPHGVVSRKDVLEDYAKYLRELVDLREIRPLKVAVDAANGMGGLTVPAVFEGLPLEIEPLYFELDGTFPNHEANPLEPANLVDLQNFVKETGADIGLAFDGDADRCFVVDEKGDPVSPSAICGIIAERALQENPGATVIHNLITSKAVPEIIAEQGGTAVRTRVGHSFIKSRMAETGAIFGGEHSAHYYFTEFFNADSGLLAAMHVLAALGSQERPLSEMMSSYSRYEASGEINSTVVDQAASTEAVLEAFAERIESVDRLDGVTVELKDTPAWFNVRASNTEPLLRLNVEAPTRGEVDALLAEILGIIRA
- the manA gene encoding mannose-6-phosphate isomerase, class I, giving the protein MHLLTGKIRAYPWGSRSLIAGLRGKKVPSESPEAELWFGAHPANPSTVGDKDLTEIIAEDPRAALGDRVCAEYGPTLPFLMKLLAADEPLSLQAHPSVEQAREGYARENEEGVPLNAPHRDYKDVNHKPELIVALTNFDAMAGFRPLDRTLELFRELNCPALDRYASMLVDDPAEEESNLRALFTTWITIPAKVRGEVINSLMASIEPHRERTDWIGLTLRNVFDLNERYPGDVGVLGALLLNHIHLIPGEAIYLGAGQLHAYIRGMGVEIMANSDNVLRGGLTSKYVDVPELVRVLKFNSLADPVVVPEGGTYTVPAEEFKLTRVAAAEDYLIDHDGPAIVLCTNGRLQLGGTSEVDVLELNPGEAAWIPASDPAITVSGGGELFLARG